In Argiope bruennichi chromosome 4, qqArgBrue1.1, whole genome shotgun sequence, a single window of DNA contains:
- the LOC129966480 gene encoding uncharacterized protein LOC129966480: MSVQASTSLVNWRKRHHLKRLAEKCSDVEGVKNGTLANRYCLGRRPDHTKSCNLVTLVAKYEDIIEEVPTNEMNSYGNYLPHRAVIKLSSSTTPIRQVLDASARLANYPSLNQCLEFGPNLIELIPNILLRFREGQLGVIADIRKAFLQISIRKEDRDFLRFLWWENREEKKLRVFRHTRVVFGVKCSPFLLASVIEYHIQKCEGFEKSLKKRLLESFYIDNVVTSVDSKDQLDRFIDNSKTLMAKGGFDLREWEWSGDCETNSKEETQVLGLIWNKKLDTLKINMKWLDGINVEKVTKRSMFSTVHKVFDPFGFTAPVMLCPKIMLQKAWTLGTSWDEEVTGELRKEFLQWFQELKHLSDIQIPRCVQASSKDISNCTIHTFVDGSKDAYAAVTFLRIENNGRIELFLLAAKSRVAPLRGTTIPRMELLAAVIGARLANSVVEAFGWENVTIYYWSDSTTVLAWILREENWSVFVRNRVQEIRKLSNPTSWRHIPGDKNPADLPSRGCKAKHLVSLRWWEGQQWMKNAFEFQNIMGSTNHDWNEEEIRKEKSKTTFILSNNEACGVANWYYRYFSNYDRIVRLVAWILRFMNNCKNITEKKHENRVKDAAVFQVTGVDMAGPLFLKDKKSWVLIFTCAVYRAVHFELVTAASTDVFLMAFRRFVSSRGRCTTIYCDNGSNFVGAANYLKQLDWNRIQKY; this comes from the exons ATGAAGACATAATAGAGGAAGTTCCTACCAACGAAATGAACtcttatggtaattatttaccTCACCGTGCAGTGATAAAACTAAGCAGCAGCACTACTCCAATTCGTCAGGTGTTGGACGCTTCAGCGAGATTAGCAAATTATCCATCTTTGAATCAGTGCTTGGAATTTGGTCCTAATCTCATTGAGcttattccaaatattcttcTTCGATTCAGAGAGGGACAGCTTGGCGTTATAGCTGACATCAGGAAAGCTTTTCTGCAAATTAGTATTCGTAAAGAGGATAGAGACTTCCTTCGGTTTTTGTGGTgggaaaatagagaagaaaagaaattgagagtTTTTCGTCACACAAGAGTTGTTTTTGGGGTAAAATGTAGCCCTTTTCTTTTAGCTTCAGTAATTGAGTAccatattcaaaaatgtgaaggatttgaaaaatctttgaagaaaagacTTTTGGAGAGTTTCTACATTGATAATGTCGTTACTAGTGTCGACAGTAAAGACCAATTAGATCGATTCATTGACAATTCTAAAACCTTGATGGCAAAAGGTGGTTTTGATCTTAGAGAATGGGAATGGTCTGGCGACTGTGAAACTAATTCAAAGGAAGAAACTCAGGTATTAGGtcttatttggaataagaaattagacactttgaaaattaacatgaaatggcTGGATGGCATTAATgtggaaaaagtaactaaaaggaGTATGTTCTCTACAGTACATAAAGTATTTGATCCTTTTGGATTCACTGCACCAGTGATGCTCTGTCcaaaaataatgctacaaaaggCATGGACATTAGGTACAAGTTGGGATGAAGAAGTAACTGGTGAGCTTCGTAAAGAATTTCTACAGTGGTTTCAAGAACTTAAGCATTTGTCTGACATACAGATTCCTAGGTGTGTTCAAGCATCTTCAAAAGATATAAGCAACTGCACTATTCATACGTTTGTTGATGGAAGCAAAGATGCATATGCTGCTGTTACATtccttagaatagaaaataatggtcGAATCGAGCTATTTCTACTTGCAGCGAAATCTCGAGTGGCTCCTTTAAGAGGCACAACTATCCCAAGAATGGAACTTCTTGCGGCGGTGATTGGAGCGAGGCTAGCGAATTCAGTTGTTGAAGCTTTTGGTTGGGAAAATGTTACGATATATTACTGGAGTGATTCTACAACAGTGCTTGCATGGATATTACGAGAAGAAAATTGGTCTGTCTTCGTTAGGAACAGAGTCCAAGAGATAAGGAAGTTGAGTAATCCTACATCATGGAGACACATACCTGGTGATAAGAATCCGGCAGATTTACCTTCCAGGGGCTGCAAGGCAAAACATCTAGTCTCCCTAAGATGGTGGGAGGGTCAACAatggatgaaaaatgcttttgaatttcaaaacattatgggtTCCACCAACCATGATTGGAATGAAGAAGAGATTAGAAAGGAAAAGTCTAAGAcgacttttatattatcaaataatgaagcctGTGGTGTTGCAAACTGGTACTACAGATATTTTTCGAACTATGATAGAATAGTTCGTCTTGTTGCATGGATCCTCCGCTTCATGaacaactgcaaaaatataactGAGAAGAAGCATG aaAATAGAGTAAAGGATGCTGCGGTGTTTCAGGTAACTGGCGTTGATATGGCTGGACCTTTATTCCTTAAAGACAAGAAGAGCTGGGTTCTAATTTTTACTTGTGCAGTGTACAGAGCAGTTCATTTCGAGCTTGTTACTGCTGCATcgactgatgtttttttaatggcctTTAGGAGATTTGTTTCTAGCAGGGGAAGATGCACAACAATATACTGCGATAATGGCTCCAATTTTGTTGGAGCagccaactatttaaaacaactggATTGGAACCGTATCCAAAAATATTGA